The following proteins are encoded in a genomic region of Nicotiana sylvestris chromosome 4, ASM39365v2, whole genome shotgun sequence:
- the LOC138890156 gene encoding uncharacterized protein: protein MKVVEMRMLRWMCNIRKDMIRNEVIRDKIGVASVEDKLRKSRLRWFRNVMRKDIDAPVRRCEILSIVGLRKGRGMPNKYWGEVVRKDMSLLKLTEDMTHDRNTWRSRIRVEGCKLVVCYS from the coding sequence atgaaagtagttgAGATGAGGATGCTGAGATGGATGTGTAATATCAGGAAGGACATGATCaggaatgaagttattagggACAAGATAGGAGTGGCATCTGTGGAGGACAAGTTGCGGAAGTCTAGGCTGCGATGGTTCAGGAACGTGATGAGGAAAGACATAGATGCtccggttaggaggtgtgagatATTGTCCATTGTGGGTCTTAGGAAGGGTAGGGGCATGCCTAataagtattggggagaggtagTTAGGAAGGACATGTCATTGCTCAAGCTTACTGAGGATATGACCCACGATAGAAATacatggaggtcgaggattagggttgAAGGTTGTAAATTAGTAGTGTGTTACTCCTAG